In the Acropora muricata isolate sample 2 chromosome 1, ASM3666990v1, whole genome shotgun sequence genome, one interval contains:
- the LOC136928385 gene encoding monocarboxylate transporter 10-like, with product MSPVVQDIPLVFQEVHSIAITGTKSSESTENKENFCSMRGTHCISSIESVVKREVTEITETRLIDSSSSCSGKPSATSLSSVNTHIMVKTHPDGGWGWVVCLGAFLVQFIVLGMQNTAGIVYTELVKELKSPRGATAWVGSLATGIMFFLGPLTTSLCERLGCRIVTICGGIICILGLLSSSMATSLLPLYFTYGVMFGTGTSLCYFPTIIVLSKYFKRRIAVVNGLVTAGSGVGTLVIGPVVQMLFLRFQYSNSFRIVAGIFSLVLLCGASYRPVPAKYSQYNDMTDMRGAKKLFDMSIFKNKGYVIWVVSLGIFQLGYFVPFVHLVRHAEDLGVNPTDASFLIGYMSVASTLGRLFFGKLADFSCINRIRLYQLATYAIGLCSFLVPLATGYGGLAAYAISFGFFEACFVLLIPLVSTDIVGAVKMSYALGSAFTVMAFPMFLGPPIAGWMYDILGNYTGAFFFCGGTSLAAASVMFFLPQSSFQGKVETSKRREILGKSQTLRNVHYSVTITTKKVENI from the exons ATGAGCCCTGTAGTACAAGATATCCCTTTGGTTTTTCAAGAAGTACACAGCATTGCAATCACAGGCACAAAATCAAGTGAATCGACagagaacaaagaaaatttttgctCCATGAGGGGTACACACTGCATCAGTTCAATCGAATCGGTAGTCAAACGTGAAGTTACAGAGATCACTGAAACACGTTTAATTGACAGCAGCAGCAGCTGTAGTGGGAAACCATCAGCAACCAGCCTATCTTCTGTCAACACTCATATCATGGTAAAAACGCATCCTGACGGGGGTTGGGGATGGGTAGTCTGCCTTGGTGCATTTCTTGTTCAATTTATTGTGCTTGGGATGCAAAACACGGCAGGAATTGTTTACACTGAGCTTGTCAAGGAGCTGAAGTCTCCAAGAGGTGCCACAG CATGGGTCGGCTCCCTCGCTACTGGCATTATGTTCTTTCTGGGTCCACTCACCACCTCCCTGTGCGAACGACTTGGTTGCAGAATCGTCACCATCTGTGGCGGGATCATATGTATATTAGGGCTGCTATCATCATCAATGGCCACTAGTCTCCTCCCACTGTACTTCACTTATGGCGTCATGTTTGGGACAGGAACTAGCCTATGCTACTTTCCCACAATCATAGTACTTTCGAAATATTTCAAACGGCGAATAGCGGTCGTGAATGGACTGGTAACGGCTGGAAGTGGAGTCGGCACTCTCGTGATTGGTCCAGTTGTACAAATGCTGTTTCTTCGCTTCCAATATTCAAACTCATTTCGCATTGTGGCGGGAATTTTCAGCTTGGTTTTACTCTGTGGAGCAAGCTACCGGCCCGTTCCCGCCAAATATTCCCAGTACAACGATATGACTGACATGAGAGGAGCAAAGAAGCTCTTTGATATGAGTATATTCAAGAATAAAGGATATGTTATTTGGGTGGTATCGCTAGGAATATTTCAGCTGGGATACTTTGTGCCTTTCGTTCATCTG GTTCGACACGCCGAAGACCTTGGAGTTAACCCAACAGATGCTTCTTTCCTGATCGGTTATATGTCGGTAGCTTCGACACTAGGCCGACTGTTCTTCGGTAAACTGGCGGATTTCTCTTGCATCAACCGCATTCGGTTGTATCAGCTTGCTACCTATGCAATTGGATTATGTTCTTTCCTCGTTCCCTTGGCAACAGGCTACGGTGGTCTTGCGGCATACGCCATTTCCTTTGGTTTCTTCGAGGCGTGCTTTGTGCTGTTGATTCCGCTGGTGTCAACAGATATCGTTGGTGCGGTAAAGATGTCTTACGCTCTTGGGAGTGCCTTCACGGTGATGGCGTTTCCAATGTTTCTTGGACCACCGATTGCAG GTTGGATGTACGATATTCTGGGAAATTACACCGGAGCATTCTTTTTCTGTGGTGGAACATCCCTTGCTGCAGCTTCGGTTATGTTTTTCTTGCCGCAATCATCGTTTCAGGGAAAAGTGGAAACAAGCAAGCGTAGGGAAATCTTAGGCAAATCACAAACATTGAGAAATGTTCATTATAGCGTCACCATAACAACGAAGAAAGtagaaaacatttga